The following coding sequences lie in one Kingella potus genomic window:
- the zapE gene encoding cell division protein ZapE, producing MSDHHSKRFTPPPYHNHSPLTWYQAASQQPAFIRDAAQARAIGHLDRLWTELMMFKRKRNRFLGRSLRSPQLPKGLYFYGGVGRGKSFLMDAFYGCLPYRRKRRVHFHAFMAEIHRRLQGLKSEANPLKAVAAEIAKETRVLCFDEFHVSDIADAMILGRLLENLFNEGVVLVATSNYAPSELYPQGQNRSSFLPTIAMIEEKLTILNVDGGEDYRHRSLTAADVFYIPADTQNERKLAELFAQVTDGQAKRPSEIEIHGRTLMCKSHTEKAVWFDFRVLCFGPRSQADYLYLSERYEMIFVSGIEKLGESEKAEARRLTWLIDVMYDYRVKFCATCEVPADEIYIEGDFAAEFVRTASRLTEMQSQEYLNLPHLVLAGKD from the coding sequence CGCTTCGCAGCAGCCCGCATTTATCCGCGATGCCGCACAGGCGCGTGCCATCGGACATCTCGACCGCTTATGGACAGAGCTGATGATGTTCAAGCGCAAGCGCAACCGCTTTCTCGGACGCAGCCTCCGCTCGCCTCAGCTGCCCAAAGGACTTTATTTTTATGGCGGAGTGGGGCGTGGAAAAAGTTTCCTGATGGATGCGTTTTACGGCTGCCTGCCTTACCGACGCAAACGCCGCGTCCATTTCCATGCTTTTATGGCGGAAATCCACCGCAGGCTGCAAGGGCTGAAAAGCGAGGCAAACCCGCTCAAAGCGGTGGCCGCAGAGATTGCCAAAGAGACACGGGTTTTGTGTTTTGACGAATTCCATGTCAGCGATATTGCCGATGCGATGATTTTGGGGCGGCTGCTGGAAAACTTGTTCAACGAAGGCGTGGTGCTGGTGGCAACTTCCAATTATGCCCCTTCCGAACTGTACCCCCAGGGGCAGAACCGCAGCAGTTTCCTGCCGACCATCGCGATGATTGAAGAAAAACTGACCATTCTCAATGTAGACGGCGGCGAAGACTACCGCCATCGCTCGCTGACTGCGGCGGATGTTTTCTACATTCCTGCCGATACGCAAAACGAGCGCAAACTGGCAGAACTGTTTGCCCAAGTTACAGATGGACAGGCAAAGAGGCCGTCTGAAATCGAAATCCACGGACGCACCCTGATGTGCAAAAGCCATACTGAGAAAGCCGTTTGGTTTGATTTCCGCGTATTATGCTTCGGGCCGCGTTCGCAGGCGGATTATCTTTATCTGTCCGAACGTTATGAGATGATTTTTGTCTCCGGCATTGAGAAGCTGGGCGAAAGCGAAAAAGCGGAGGCGCGGCGGCTGACTTGGTTGATTGATGTGATGTACGACTACCGTGTCAAATTCTGTGCCACTTGCGAAGTGCCGGCGGACGAGATCTATATCGAAGGCGATTTTGCTGCTGAGTTTGTGCGCACTGCCAGCCGGCTTACCGAAATGCAGTCCCAAGAGTATCTCAACCTGCCGCATCTTGTTTTGGCGGGAAAGGATTAG